One genomic segment of Eikenella corrodens includes these proteins:
- a CDS encoding CDP-alcohol phosphatidyltransferase family protein — MSIYALKPKFQNLLRPLVRRLYQKGVTANQVTVFACTVSIALGLLLACLAHLPALFWLMPVWLFLRMALNAVDGMLAREFGQQSALGGYLNEITDVAADAALYLPFAFIAPFGGVQIALFIWLAAMTEFCGVLGQVHGNGRHYDGPFGKSDRAFFIGALAVWYAAVGSFHIAFYALMWLACAALAYTCYRRIINGLKAT; from the coding sequence ATGAGCATCTACGCCCTCAAACCTAAATTCCAAAACCTATTACGCCCGCTGGTGCGGCGGCTGTATCAGAAAGGCGTAACGGCCAATCAGGTAACCGTGTTCGCCTGTACGGTTTCGATTGCGCTCGGGCTGCTGCTGGCTTGCTTGGCGCACCTTCCCGCGTTATTTTGGCTCATGCCCGTGTGGCTATTTCTGCGCATGGCGTTGAACGCGGTGGACGGCATGCTGGCGCGCGAATTTGGCCAACAATCAGCCTTGGGTGGCTACCTGAACGAGATCACAGACGTAGCCGCCGATGCCGCGCTGTATCTGCCTTTTGCCTTCATCGCCCCTTTCGGCGGCGTGCAAATCGCCCTGTTTATTTGGCTGGCGGCCATGACGGAATTTTGCGGTGTGCTGGGGCAGGTACATGGCAACGGGCGGCACTATGACGGCCCGTTCGGCAAGAGCGACCGCGCGTTCTTCATCGGCGCGCTGGCGGTGTGGTATGCGGCAGTAGGCAGTTTCCATATCGCTTTCTACGCCCTGATGTGGCTGGCCTGCGCGGCATTGGCTTACACCTGCTATCGTCGCATCATCAACGGCTTAAAGGCTACCTGA
- the secF gene encoding protein translocase subunit SecF produces MDFFHRLKHDIPFMSYGKITTLISLITFIAAVFFLVTKGLNYSVEFTGGTVIEVQYAKEGADPNQVRTRLNELKMGEAQVQSLGTNKQLMIRLPNRQDMTSAQLSNNVLELLRKDHADASLRKVEFIGPQVGEELVTHGLLALGMVVIGIIIYLSVRFEWRFAVSAIIANMHDVVVILGCFALFQWEFSLTVLAGILAVLGYSVNESVVVFDRIRENIHKPAMRGKTIPQIIDNAITATMSRTIITHGSTEAMVVSMLVFGGAALHGFAIALTIGIVFGIYSSVLVASPLLLFFGLTRENIHKPQKQKEEAVV; encoded by the coding sequence ATGGATTTCTTCCACCGTTTGAAACACGACATCCCGTTCATGAGCTACGGCAAAATCACCACTCTGATTTCGCTGATTACCTTCATCGCCGCCGTGTTTTTCCTCGTTACCAAAGGGCTCAACTACTCGGTTGAGTTCACTGGCGGCACCGTTATCGAAGTGCAATACGCCAAAGAAGGCGCTGACCCGAACCAAGTGCGCACGCGCCTGAACGAACTCAAAATGGGCGAAGCCCAAGTGCAAAGTTTGGGCACCAACAAGCAGCTGATGATCCGCCTGCCCAACCGCCAAGACATGACCTCTGCCCAGCTCTCCAACAACGTATTGGAGCTGCTGCGCAAAGACCATGCCGACGCCAGCCTGCGCAAGGTTGAATTCATCGGCCCGCAAGTGGGCGAAGAGCTGGTTACCCACGGCCTGTTGGCCTTGGGCATGGTGGTGATCGGTATCATCATCTACCTCTCCGTGCGTTTCGAATGGCGTTTCGCCGTATCCGCCATCATCGCCAATATGCATGACGTAGTGGTGATTCTCGGCTGCTTCGCCCTGTTCCAATGGGAGTTTTCACTCACTGTGCTGGCCGGTATCTTGGCCGTGCTCGGCTATTCGGTGAACGAATCGGTGGTGGTATTCGACCGTATCCGTGAGAATATCCACAAGCCCGCCATGCGCGGCAAAACCATCCCGCAAATTATCGACAACGCCATCACCGCTACCATGAGCCGCACCATCATCACCCACGGCTCCACCGAAGCCATGGTGGTCTCCATGCTGGTGTTCGGCGGTGCCGCCCTGCACGGCTTTGCCATCGCGCTCACCATCGGTATCGTGTTCGGTATCTACTCCTCCGTACTGGTGGCCAGCCCGCTGCTCCTCTTCTTCGGTCTCACTCGCGAAAACATCCACAAACCGCAGAAGCAGAAAGAAGAAGCTGTGGTGTAA
- the secD gene encoding protein translocase subunit SecD has translation MNRYPLWKYLLIGLVIVVSAIYALPNFYGETPAVQVSTNRQSIHIDQTTEQAVAEALKAANIQHNGMFIADGSLRVRLPNEELQSKARDVIEQKLGDNYIIALNLIANTPDWMTKLGANPMFLGLDLRGGVHFTMRVDMHAAVDKTFDRISGDFRRQLRKDKIRTGNMRRSGDTLIVPFQDAATLQAALPKLKEIAPDVELKADGNNLVVSLPETTQTQIRDAAVKQNINTLHNRVNELGVAEPIIQQAGPDRIVVQLPGVQDTAKAKDIIGRTATLEVRMVADDPALLQQAEAGNVPAGYELLPTAEGGQLLVSKQVEFTGDNINDAQAGFTHDNRPSVNLKLDNAGTSIFADLTRNNVGRRTAMILIDQGKAEIVTAPTINEPIPGGNVQISGSMNVAEANDTALLLRAGSLAAPMEIIEERTIGPSMGKENIQKGFHSTLWGFLVVAAFMVVYYRLFGIFSVLALTANLLFLVAILSLLQATLTLPGIAAIALTLGMAIDSNVLINERIREELRDGVSPQQAISEGYRHAWDTIVDSNITSLIAGIALLVFGSGAVRGFAVVHCIGILTSMFSSVVVSRTFVNLWYGRRRKLSNLSIGITLPTAKEH, from the coding sequence ATGAACCGTTATCCGCTTTGGAAATACCTGCTGATTGGGCTGGTTATCGTTGTATCCGCCATCTACGCCCTGCCCAACTTCTATGGCGAAACCCCGGCCGTGCAGGTTTCCACCAACCGCCAGTCGATCCACATCGATCAAACCACCGAACAAGCCGTGGCAGAGGCGCTGAAGGCAGCCAACATCCAGCACAACGGCATGTTTATTGCCGACGGCAGCCTGCGCGTGCGTCTGCCCAATGAAGAGTTGCAGAGCAAAGCCCGCGACGTGATCGAGCAGAAATTGGGCGACAACTACATCATCGCCCTCAACTTGATTGCCAATACGCCCGACTGGATGACCAAACTCGGCGCCAACCCGATGTTCCTCGGCCTCGACCTGCGCGGCGGTGTGCACTTTACCATGCGCGTGGACATGCACGCGGCAGTGGACAAAACCTTCGACCGCATCTCCGGCGACTTCCGCCGCCAGCTGCGTAAAGACAAAATCCGCACCGGCAATATGCGCCGCAGCGGCGACACGCTGATTGTGCCCTTCCAAGATGCAGCCACCCTGCAAGCTGCCCTGCCTAAGCTAAAAGAAATCGCACCGGATGTGGAATTGAAGGCTGACGGCAACAACTTGGTGGTGAGCCTGCCCGAAACTACCCAAACGCAAATCCGCGATGCCGCCGTGAAGCAGAATATTAATACCCTGCACAACCGCGTGAACGAATTGGGCGTGGCCGAGCCGATTATTCAGCAGGCCGGCCCCGACCGCATCGTGGTGCAGCTGCCCGGCGTGCAAGACACCGCCAAAGCCAAAGACATCATTGGCCGTACCGCCACGCTGGAAGTACGCATGGTGGCCGACGACCCCGCGCTGCTGCAACAGGCGGAAGCCGGCAACGTGCCGGCCGGCTATGAATTGCTGCCCACCGCCGAAGGTGGCCAGCTGTTGGTGAGCAAACAGGTGGAATTCACCGGCGACAACATCAACGATGCCCAAGCCGGCTTCACCCACGACAACCGCCCGTCGGTAAACCTGAAGCTCGATAACGCCGGCACCAGCATTTTCGCCGACCTGACCCGCAACAACGTCGGCCGCCGCACCGCCATGATCCTGATCGACCAAGGTAAAGCCGAAATCGTTACCGCGCCGACCATCAACGAACCGATTCCCGGCGGCAATGTGCAGATTTCAGGTAGCATGAACGTGGCCGAAGCTAACGACACCGCGCTGCTGCTGCGCGCCGGCTCGCTGGCTGCGCCGATGGAAATCATCGAAGAGCGCACCATCGGCCCGTCTATGGGTAAGGAAAATATCCAAAAAGGTTTCCACTCCACACTGTGGGGCTTCTTGGTTGTGGCTGCCTTTATGGTGGTGTACTACCGCCTGTTCGGCATCTTCTCCGTACTGGCGCTCACCGCCAACCTATTGTTCCTGGTTGCGATTTTGTCGCTGCTGCAAGCCACGCTCACCCTACCCGGCATTGCGGCCATTGCGCTCACGCTCGGTATGGCCATCGACTCCAACGTGCTGATTAACGAGCGTATCCGCGAAGAACTGCGCGACGGAGTGAGCCCGCAGCAGGCCATCAGCGAAGGCTACCGCCACGCTTGGGACACCATCGTCGATTCCAACATCACCTCGCTGATTGCCGGTATTGCCCTCTTGGTGTTCGGTTCCGGCGCGGTGCGCGGTTTTGCCGTGGTGCACTGTATCGGTATCCTCACTTCCATGTTCTCATCAGTGGTGGTTTCCCGTACCTTTGTCAACTTATGGTATGGCCGCCGCCGCAAACTGAGTAATTTGTCCATCGGCATCACCCTGCCTACCGCAAAGGAGCACTAA
- a CDS encoding endonuclease/exonuclease/phosphatase family protein has product MSAFLRPRLHILALLALAAMLIGQLGSLFWPAELFSHFLPHYAAVFILAAIWPRPKWRALWLVCAAASLLWLAQPFALPDAPAGGTRLVWYNVHLDNPAAEAESTALLAEQADLLTLGEINLDNPGWQSLRQAYPHGCQHREHSPFALALWSKQPLAACEVRMIGDYPYIRAQTADGTTLYALHPPPPISSELAGARQHYLAETARALAAEPRALAVGDFNSSPFSPLFRRFLQEGGSRPATRYFTPTWKPFFLNIDHALAKGLNVSAHPLPWQHSDHRPLLVEYAHQ; this is encoded by the coding sequence ATGTCCGCCTTTCTCCGCCCCCGCCTGCACATCCTCGCTCTGCTTGCCCTAGCTGCAATGCTGATCGGCCAGCTTGGCAGTCTGTTTTGGCCGGCCGAACTATTCAGCCATTTCCTGCCCCACTACGCTGCCGTCTTCATTCTCGCCGCGATTTGGCCGCGCCCGAAGTGGCGTGCGCTGTGGCTCGTGTGTGCTGCCGCATCTCTGCTATGGCTGGCTCAGCCCTTCGCCCTGCCCGATGCCCCAGCCGGCGGCACACGGCTGGTTTGGTACAACGTCCATCTCGATAATCCTGCCGCCGAAGCAGAAAGCACCGCCCTCTTAGCCGAGCAGGCCGACCTTCTCACGCTGGGCGAAATCAATCTCGACAACCCCGGCTGGCAAAGCCTGCGCCAAGCCTATCCACACGGCTGCCAACACCGCGAACACAGCCCCTTCGCCCTCGCCCTGTGGAGCAAACAGCCGCTGGCCGCCTGCGAAGTGCGCATGATTGGCGACTACCCCTATATCCGCGCCCAAACTGCCGACGGCACCACCCTCTACGCCCTACACCCGCCGCCACCCATCAGCAGCGAACTGGCCGGGGCGCGGCAGCACTACCTGGCCGAAACCGCCCGCGCCCTTGCCGCCGAACCGCGCGCGCTGGCTGTGGGCGACTTCAACAGCAGCCCGTTTTCCCCGCTGTTCCGCCGTTTCCTGCAAGAAGGCGGCAGCCGCCCCGCCACCCGCTACTTCACGCCCACTTGGAAACCGTTTTTCCTCAATATCGACCACGCCTTAGCCAAAGGCCTAAACGTTTCCGCCCACCCCTTGCCCTGGCAGCACTCCGACCACCGGCCGCTCTTGGTGGAATACGCCCATCAATAA
- a CDS encoding DUF4224 domain-containing protein, with protein MTNTFLTREEIIELTSRKQPKKQAETLRKNGIPFFTNAAGYPVVSRSVLEGKPQKHKPDKPRWQPAV; from the coding sequence ATGACCAACACCTTTTTAACCCGCGAAGAAATCATCGAACTGACCAGCCGCAAGCAGCCGAAAAAACAGGCCGAAACCCTGCGCAAAAACGGCATTCCGTTCTTTACCAATGCCGCAGGCTACCCTGTTGTCAGCCGCAGCGTGCTGGAAGGCAAACCGCAAAAACATAAGCCGGACAAGCCCAGGTGGCAGCCGGCAGTCTAG
- a CDS encoding arsenate reductase produces the protein MTTLYGIPNCATVKKARAWLDEKQVPHAFVNFKTEAPAPEQLARWLDAVDADVLINRKGTTWRKLSPAEQAAADSREGAIALMQAQPSVIKRPVLEHQGRVHIGFSPERYSEIFA, from the coding sequence ATGACCACCCTCTACGGCATCCCCAACTGCGCCACCGTGAAAAAAGCCCGCGCCTGGCTAGACGAAAAACAAGTGCCCCACGCCTTCGTTAATTTCAAAACCGAAGCCCCCGCGCCCGAACAGCTCGCCCGCTGGCTCGACGCCGTTGATGCAGACGTTCTCATCAACCGCAAAGGCACCACCTGGCGCAAACTCAGCCCGGCCGAACAAGCTGCCGCCGACAGCCGCGAAGGCGCCATCGCCCTGATGCAGGCACAGCCCTCCGTAATCAAACGCCCCGTGCTCGAACACCAAGGCCGCGTCCACATCGGCTTTTCCCCCGAACGCTATTCCGAAATTTTCGCCTGA
- a CDS encoding DNA-binding protein, producing the protein MHTDAIKNNLIPNTITSKEAGYIYASEADMLNKALFGCTAKEWKIRNPGESGNLRDHASIEQLVVLAGLESQNALLIEQGIPQDQRLVILNKQAIQQLKSILNSPSIQKLHRPLVE; encoded by the coding sequence GTGCATACAGATGCTATAAAAAACAATCTGATACCAAATACAATTACCTCAAAAGAGGCTGGGTACATTTATGCATCAGAAGCGGATATGCTGAATAAGGCGCTTTTTGGCTGTACCGCAAAAGAATGGAAGATTAGGAACCCGGGTGAGTCGGGGAATCTTAGAGACCATGCCAGTATCGAGCAGTTAGTTGTCTTGGCTGGGCTGGAAAGTCAAAACGCATTACTAATTGAACAGGGCATTCCACAAGACCAAAGGCTGGTTATTCTAAATAAACAGGCTATTCAGCAGCTTAAATCAATTCTTAATAGTCCAAGTATCCAAAAACTACACCGCCCATTGGTAGAGTGA
- a CDS encoding tyrosine-type recombinase/integrase has product MGRKRSANSNLPDRMLARRRTRKNGKTTVYYYYDGREDGRRKEIPLGTDYIAAVQEWSKLEAAKLPKSARVTFPVAAERYLQNIISHRSRNTISSANNAVRKLSKFFGGENPAPLDEIEPAHVRRYLDWRKDTPGGANNEIGYLSAIFNYAREQGWTSKENPCRNVKKHSKKRREVYIEDYLYQAVYQAASQQMRDLMDIAYITGQRPVDIVGIHSSHIHEGILHISQQKTGAKLRFEISGKLKEIIDRIHQDNGYLFLNSHGKPLSRAALSRQFLELRKTVMQQRPELAEELSAFQFRDLRAKAATDIYLAADTRSASDQLGHASEQMTKIYIRRGKILKPLK; this is encoded by the coding sequence ATGGGCAGGAAACGAAGCGCCAACAGCAACCTGCCGGATAGAATGCTGGCGCGCAGACGCACCCGAAAAAACGGCAAGACCACCGTCTATTACTACTACGACGGGCGGGAAGATGGGCGGCGCAAAGAAATCCCGCTTGGCACGGACTACATTGCCGCCGTCCAAGAGTGGAGCAAACTCGAAGCAGCCAAACTGCCCAAGTCCGCCCGTGTTACCTTTCCTGTTGCAGCCGAACGCTACCTGCAGAATATCATCAGCCACCGCAGCCGCAACACCATTTCCAGCGCCAACAACGCCGTGCGCAAGCTGTCTAAGTTTTTCGGCGGGGAGAACCCGGCGCCACTGGATGAAATCGAACCGGCACACGTCCGCCGTTATCTCGACTGGCGCAAAGACACCCCAGGCGGCGCTAACAACGAAATCGGCTATCTCAGCGCCATCTTTAACTATGCCAGAGAGCAGGGTTGGACAAGCAAAGAAAACCCCTGCCGCAACGTCAAGAAGCACAGCAAGAAGCGCCGTGAGGTTTATATTGAGGATTACCTGTATCAGGCCGTCTATCAGGCTGCCAGCCAGCAGATGCGTGATTTAATGGACATCGCCTACATCACCGGCCAGCGCCCTGTTGATATAGTCGGCATTCACAGCAGCCACATCCACGAAGGCATCCTGCATATCAGCCAGCAGAAAACAGGCGCTAAGCTGCGTTTTGAAATCAGCGGCAAGCTCAAAGAAATCATCGACCGTATCCACCAAGATAACGGCTACCTGTTCCTCAACAGCCACGGGAAACCGTTGTCCCGCGCCGCCCTAAGCAGGCAATTTTTAGAGTTGAGAAAAACCGTCATGCAGCAGCGGCCTGAACTGGCGGAAGAGTTGTCCGCATTCCAATTCCGCGACTTGAGAGCCAAAGCCGCCACGGATATTTACCTGGCTGCCGACACCCGCAGCGCCTCTGACCAACTTGGCCACGCCTCTGAGCAGATGACTAAAATCTATATCCGGCGCGGTAAAATTCTCAAGCCGCTGAAATAG
- the dtd gene encoding D-aminoacyl-tRNA deacylase, with translation MRAVIQKVSHAHIAAADAPDAPFSQIPHGLCVLLGVGGEDSEADARYIADKIAHLRIFEDEAGKLNLSVKDTGGEVLLVSQFTLYGDARNGRRPSFTQAARPEQAEALYQQVATLLRGHGVNVAEGRFRTHMLVSLCNDGPVTILLDSQKTF, from the coding sequence ATGCGTGCCGTTATCCAAAAAGTCAGCCATGCCCACATCGCCGCCGCCGATGCGCCCGATGCACCGTTCAGCCAAATTCCCCACGGCCTGTGCGTACTGCTTGGTGTGGGCGGCGAAGACAGCGAGGCCGACGCCCGCTATATCGCCGATAAAATCGCCCACCTGCGCATCTTTGAAGACGAAGCCGGCAAACTCAATCTGTCGGTGAAAGACACCGGCGGCGAAGTGCTGCTGGTATCGCAATTCACCCTCTACGGCGACGCCCGAAACGGCCGCCGCCCCTCCTTCACCCAAGCCGCCCGCCCAGAACAGGCCGAAGCGCTGTATCAGCAAGTGGCCACACTCTTACGCGGCCACGGCGTGAACGTGGCCGAAGGCCGCTTCCGCACCCACATGCTGGTCAGCCTGTGCAACGACGGGCCGGTAACCATTTTGCTGGATTCGCAAAAAACGTTTTAA
- the gyrA gene encoding DNA gyrase subunit A, with translation MSSTHDHRFAKETIPVSLEEEMRKSYLDYAMSVIVGRALPDVRDGLKPVHRRVLYAMHELKNNWNSSYKKSARIVGDVIGKYHPHGDSAVYDTIVRMAQPFSMRYMLVDGQGNFGSVDGDGAAAMRYTEIRMAKIAHEMLADIEEDTVNFGPNYDGSEQEPLVMPTRFPSLLTNGSAGIAVGMATNIPPHNLGDTVDACLQLLADPDTSIDALIDTIKAPDFPTGATIYGLAGVREGYRTGRGRVVMRGKTHIEPIGKHGEREAIIIDEIPYQVNKAKLVEKIGELVREKTLEGISDLRDESDKSGMRVVIELKRNENAEVVLNQLYKLTQLQDSFGINMVALVDGQPRLLNLKQILAEFLRHRREVVTRRTLFRLKKARHEGHIAEGKAVALSNIDPMIQLIKESADAAKAKAKLLARPWQSGLVGDMLSRTDLDLNMARPEGLPENLGLREDGYYLSDLQADAILRMSLRNLTGLDQDTILADYKTIMAQIIDFLDILAKPERITQIIHDELIEIKTNFGDPRRSEINPFGGDIADEDLIPPREMVVTLTHGGYIKTQPTTDYQAQRRGGRGKQAAATKDEDFIETLFVANTHDYLMCFTNHGRCHWIKVYKLPEGGRNSRGRPINNVIQLDENEKVSAILPVRDFPEDEYVFFATAMGVVKKVQLSAFKNVSKVGIKAIALKEGDSLVGVARTSGRNDIMLFSNLGKAIRFNEYWERSSDDEETGDDNDTEISGSQEDDNAESAPISGKHGVRPSGRGSGGLRGMRLPENGRIVSLITFAPECEQSELQVLTATANGYGKRTPIASYSRKNKGGQGNIAINTGERNGDLVAATLVSESDDLMLITSGGVLIRTKVEQIRETGRAAAGVKLINLDEGETLVSLERVAEEEEDEAQAAETQTSAESPSQEQGEA, from the coding sequence ATGAGCAGCACCCACGACCACCGGTTTGCCAAAGAAACTATCCCCGTCAGCCTCGAAGAGGAAATGCGCAAAAGCTATCTCGATTACGCCATGTCTGTAATCGTCGGCCGCGCGCTGCCCGATGTACGCGACGGCCTGAAACCCGTGCACCGCCGCGTGCTCTACGCCATGCACGAGTTGAAAAACAATTGGAACTCGTCTTATAAAAAATCCGCCCGTATCGTGGGCGACGTTATCGGTAAATACCATCCGCACGGCGATTCCGCGGTGTACGACACCATCGTGCGCATGGCGCAGCCCTTCTCCATGCGCTATATGCTGGTAGACGGCCAGGGCAACTTCGGCTCGGTGGACGGCGACGGCGCGGCAGCCATGCGTTACACCGAAATCCGCATGGCGAAAATCGCCCACGAAATGCTGGCCGACATTGAAGAAGATACCGTAAACTTCGGCCCGAACTACGACGGCAGCGAACAAGAGCCGCTGGTGATGCCCACCCGCTTCCCCTCCCTGCTGACCAACGGTTCGGCCGGTATTGCCGTGGGCATGGCCACCAACATCCCGCCGCACAATTTAGGCGACACGGTGGATGCCTGCCTGCAACTCTTGGCCGATCCCGACACGTCTATCGACGCGCTCATCGACACCATCAAAGCCCCAGACTTCCCCACCGGCGCCACCATTTATGGCCTCGCCGGCGTGCGCGAAGGCTACCGCACCGGCCGCGGCCGCGTGGTGATGCGCGGCAAAACCCACATCGAGCCCATCGGTAAACACGGCGAGCGCGAAGCCATCATCATCGATGAAATCCCCTATCAGGTAAACAAAGCCAAGCTGGTGGAAAAAATCGGCGAGCTGGTGCGCGAGAAAACGCTGGAAGGCATTTCCGATTTGCGCGACGAATCCGACAAATCCGGTATGCGCGTGGTCATCGAACTGAAGCGTAATGAAAACGCCGAAGTCGTGCTCAACCAGCTCTACAAACTCACCCAGCTGCAAGACAGCTTCGGCATCAATATGGTGGCCCTGGTCGACGGCCAGCCGCGCCTGTTGAATTTAAAGCAGATTCTGGCCGAATTCCTGCGCCACCGCCGCGAAGTGGTTACCCGCCGCACCTTATTCCGCCTGAAAAAAGCGCGGCACGAAGGCCACATCGCCGAAGGCAAAGCCGTGGCGCTTTCCAATATCGACCCGATGATTCAGCTCATCAAAGAATCCGCTGATGCCGCCAAAGCCAAAGCCAAACTGCTGGCGCGGCCGTGGCAGTCCGGCCTAGTGGGCGATATGCTCAGCCGCACCGATTTGGATTTAAACATGGCGCGCCCCGAAGGGCTACCTGAAAACCTCGGCCTGCGCGAAGACGGCTATTATTTGAGCGACTTGCAAGCCGACGCCATCCTGCGCATGAGCCTGCGCAACCTCACCGGCCTCGACCAAGACACCATCCTCGCCGACTACAAAACCATCATGGCGCAGATTATCGATTTCCTGGATATTTTGGCTAAGCCCGAACGCATCACCCAAATCATCCATGACGAGCTCATCGAAATCAAAACCAACTTCGGCGACCCGCGCCGCAGCGAAATCAACCCGTTCGGCGGCGACATCGCCGATGAAGACCTGATTCCGCCGCGCGAAATGGTGGTTACCCTCACCCACGGCGGCTATATCAAAACCCAGCCCACCACCGACTACCAAGCCCAGCGGCGCGGCGGTCGCGGCAAGCAGGCCGCCGCCACCAAAGACGAAGACTTCATCGAAACCCTGTTTGTGGCCAACACCCACGACTACCTGATGTGCTTCACCAACCACGGCCGCTGCCACTGGATTAAGGTATATAAACTGCCCGAAGGCGGGCGCAACTCGCGCGGCCGCCCGATCAACAACGTTATCCAGCTGGACGAAAACGAAAAAGTCTCCGCCATCCTGCCCGTGCGCGACTTCCCCGAAGACGAATACGTTTTCTTCGCCACCGCTATGGGCGTGGTGAAAAAAGTGCAACTTTCTGCGTTTAAAAACGTGAGCAAAGTTGGCATCAAAGCCATCGCCCTCAAAGAAGGCGATAGCCTGGTGGGTGTAGCGCGCACCTCCGGCCGCAACGACATCATGCTCTTCTCCAACCTCGGCAAAGCCATCCGCTTCAACGAATATTGGGAGCGCAGCAGCGACGATGAAGAAACCGGCGACGACAACGACACCGAAATTTCAGGTAGCCAGGAAGACGACAACGCCGAAAGTGCCCCCATCAGCGGCAAACACGGCGTACGCCCCAGCGGCCGCGGCAGCGGCGGCCTGCGCGGCATGAGACTGCCCGAAAACGGCCGCATCGTCAGCCTTATCACCTTCGCCCCCGAGTGCGAACAGAGCGAACTGCAAGTGCTCACCGCCACCGCCAACGGCTACGGCAAACGCACCCCGATTGCCAGTTACAGCCGCAAAAACAAAGGCGGTCAAGGCAATATCGCCATCAACACCGGCGAGCGCAACGGCGACCTAGTGGCCGCCACCCTGGTGAGCGAAAGTGACGACCTGATGCTGATTACCAGCGGCGGCGTACTCATCCGCACCAAGGTGGAACAAATCCGCGAAACCGGCCGCGCCGCCGCCGGCGTGAAGCTGATTAACCTGGACGAAGGCGAAACCCTCGTCAGCCTCGAGCGCGTAGCCGAAGAAGAGGAAGACGAAGCACAAGCCGCCGAAACCCAAACCTCAGCCGAAAGCCCGAGCCAAGAACAAGGCGAGGCTTAA
- a CDS encoding UDP-2,3-diacylglucosamine diphosphatase, whose translation MNQTIFIADLHLSEHSPELTKLFLRQLHQWQNTADALYILGDLFDAWVGDDDHSPFNDHIAAELKAFAQHKPVYFIPGNRDFLLGQDFASRSGMTLLPEQHPIILYGRPYLLTHGDELCTADLPYMQFRAQSRQPQWQAVILAKPLAERRLLAQQIRQMSERGKAENGKSAVSDVTEEAVSALMAQHPGADLIHGHTHRPATHQHTLPNGQSFTRFVLQDWYGKEGGCLVVSPEGVSAQHLALD comes from the coding sequence ATGAACCAAACCATCTTTATCGCCGACCTCCATCTCTCCGAGCACAGCCCCGAGCTCACCAAACTCTTCCTGCGCCAGCTGCACCAATGGCAAAACACGGCCGATGCCCTCTACATCCTCGGCGACCTGTTCGACGCCTGGGTGGGCGACGATGATCACTCTCCCTTTAACGACCATATCGCCGCCGAATTAAAAGCATTCGCCCAACACAAACCCGTGTATTTCATCCCCGGCAACCGCGATTTCCTGCTCGGCCAAGACTTCGCCAGCCGCAGCGGCATGACCCTGCTGCCCGAGCAGCATCCTATTATCCTCTACGGCCGTCCCTACCTGCTCACCCACGGCGACGAACTCTGCACCGCCGACCTGCCCTATATGCAGTTCCGCGCCCAATCGCGCCAGCCGCAATGGCAGGCCGTCATCCTCGCCAAGCCCCTGGCTGAACGCCGCCTGCTGGCGCAGCAAATCCGCCAGATGAGCGAACGCGGCAAAGCCGAAAACGGCAAAAGCGCCGTTTCCGACGTAACCGAAGAAGCGGTATCCGCCCTGATGGCGCAACACCCCGGTGCTGATCTTATCCACGGCCACACTCACCGCCCAGCCACCCACCAGCACACCCTGCCCAACGGCCAAAGCTTCACCCGCTTTGTGCTGCAAGACTGGTATGGCAAAGAAGGCGGTTGCCTTGTCGTATCACCCGAAGGTGTGAGCGCACAGCATTTGGCCTTAGATTAG
- the yajC gene encoding preprotein translocase subunit YajC: MLHFPLAAAAQPDLMSTIQSFLPLIFLFAMLYFMILRPKQRDEKRRREMLSELKKGDKVMTGAGMIGKVSKIGEEIIGLEVAPNTVVDFHRDAIIKKLDN; this comes from the coding sequence ATGTTGCATTTCCCACTCGCCGCCGCGGCCCAGCCCGACCTGATGAGTACCATTCAGAGTTTCCTCCCGCTGATTTTCCTCTTCGCCATGCTCTACTTCATGATTCTCCGGCCGAAACAGCGTGACGAGAAGCGCCGCCGCGAGATGCTCAGCGAACTGAAAAAAGGCGACAAAGTGATGACCGGTGCAGGCATGATCGGCAAAGTTTCCAAAATCGGCGAAGAAATCATCGGCCTAGAAGTTGCCCCCAACACCGTGGTCGATTTCCACCGCGACGCCATCATCAAAAAGCTCGACAACTAA